From the Acidovorax carolinensis genome, one window contains:
- a CDS encoding NADP-dependent malic enzyme, with protein sequence MTQNISAAEQALRDAAREYHRNPTRGKISVNPTKPLSNQRDLSLAYSPGVAYPCLDIQADPSKAFDYTSRGNLVAVITNGTAVLGLGDIGPLASKPVMEGKGCLFKKFAGVDVFDIELAERDPDKLIEIIAALEPTLGGINLEDIKAPECFYIEQELSKRMNIPVFHDDQHGTAIISSAALLNGLELVGKDIGAVKIAVSGAGAAAIACVGVMVGLGVKVENIFMCDSKGVIYEGRPGGYDESKARYAKKTDARTLADAVNGADVFLGCSAPGVLTAEMVKTMAAKPIILALANPEPEIRPELAKAIRPDCIIATGRSDYPNQVNNVLCFPYIFRGALDCGATKITEAMKLACVRQIADLAKADISEEVASAYAGKELTFGADYLIPTPFDSRLILKIAPAVAKAAAESGVATRPITDMEAYKETLSRFVYQTGMLMRPVINAAKALPDAQKRVAYADGEDERALRAAQMAIDDKIAAPILIGRPAVIAARIAKAGLRMQLGKDVEVCNPEDDPRFRQYWEHYHQRMKRNGATPEVAKAAVRRSNTIIASLMVKLGDADAMICGLVGIYETHLERIHSIIGRQESANNYAALNALMTSRGTLFIADTYVNEDPTAQQLADIAWMSVQEVQRFGLPPKVAFLSHSSYGSSKRASARKMREARDLFVAAHPEIECDGELHGDAALEPNIRNAYMADSTLTDSANLLICPNLDAANILYNVLKTTTSGGVTVGPILMGAAATAYILTPAATVRRVLNMTALAVASAAARPR encoded by the coding sequence ATGACACAGAACATTTCCGCCGCCGAACAGGCCTTGCGCGACGCCGCGCGCGAATACCACCGCAACCCCACCCGGGGCAAGATTTCGGTGAACCCCACCAAGCCGCTGTCCAACCAGCGCGACCTGTCGCTGGCGTATTCCCCCGGCGTGGCTTACCCCTGCCTCGACATCCAGGCCGATCCGTCCAAGGCGTTCGACTACACCTCGCGCGGCAACCTGGTGGCCGTCATCACCAACGGCACGGCCGTGCTGGGCCTGGGCGACATTGGCCCGCTGGCCTCCAAGCCAGTGATGGAAGGCAAGGGCTGCCTGTTCAAGAAGTTTGCGGGCGTCGATGTGTTCGACATCGAACTGGCCGAGCGCGACCCCGACAAGCTCATCGAGATCATTGCGGCGCTGGAGCCCACGCTGGGCGGCATCAACCTCGAAGACATCAAGGCGCCCGAATGCTTCTACATAGAGCAGGAGCTGAGCAAGCGCATGAACATCCCCGTGTTCCATGACGACCAGCATGGCACGGCCATCATCTCCAGCGCCGCGCTGCTCAACGGCCTGGAGCTGGTGGGCAAGGACATCGGTGCCGTCAAGATCGCGGTGTCGGGCGCCGGTGCTGCCGCCATTGCCTGCGTGGGCGTGATGGTGGGCCTGGGCGTGAAGGTAGAAAACATCTTCATGTGCGACTCGAAGGGCGTGATCTACGAAGGTCGCCCCGGCGGCTATGACGAATCGAAGGCGCGCTATGCCAAGAAGACCGACGCGCGCACGCTGGCCGATGCCGTCAACGGCGCCGATGTGTTTCTGGGCTGCTCGGCTCCCGGCGTGCTCACGGCCGAGATGGTCAAGACCATGGCCGCCAAGCCCATCATCCTGGCGCTGGCCAACCCCGAGCCCGAAATCCGCCCCGAGCTGGCCAAGGCCATCCGGCCCGACTGCATCATCGCCACGGGCCGCTCGGACTACCCGAACCAGGTCAACAACGTCCTGTGCTTCCCCTACATCTTCCGGGGCGCGCTCGATTGCGGCGCCACCAAGATCACCGAGGCCATGAAGCTGGCCTGCGTGCGCCAGATTGCCGACCTGGCCAAGGCCGACATCAGCGAAGAAGTGGCCAGCGCCTATGCCGGCAAAGAACTGACATTTGGTGCTGACTACCTCATTCCCACGCCGTTCGACTCGCGCCTGATCCTCAAGATCGCGCCCGCCGTGGCCAAGGCGGCAGCCGAATCGGGCGTGGCCACGCGCCCCATCACCGACATGGAGGCCTACAAGGAAACCCTGTCGCGCTTCGTTTACCAGACCGGCATGCTGATGCGCCCCGTGATCAACGCGGCCAAGGCCCTGCCCGATGCACAAAAGCGCGTGGCCTATGCCGACGGCGAGGACGAGCGCGCCCTGCGTGCCGCGCAGATGGCCATCGACGACAAGATCGCTGCGCCCATCCTCATCGGCCGCCCCGCCGTGATTGCCGCCCGCATCGCCAAGGCGGGCCTGCGCATGCAGCTGGGCAAGGATGTGGAAGTGTGCAACCCCGAGGACGACCCACGCTTTCGCCAATACTGGGAGCACTACCACCAGCGCATGAAGCGCAATGGTGCCACGCCCGAAGTGGCCAAGGCCGCCGTGCGCCGCTCCAACACCATCATCGCCTCGCTAATGGTGAAGCTGGGCGATGCCGACGCCATGATCTGCGGCCTGGTGGGCATCTACGAGACGCACCTGGAGCGCATCCACAGCATCATCGGCCGCCAGGAAAGCGCCAACAACTACGCCGCGCTGAACGCGCTGATGACCAGCCGGGGCACACTCTTCATTGCCGACACCTATGTGAACGAAGACCCCACGGCCCAGCAACTGGCCGACATCGCCTGGATGTCGGTGCAGGAAGTACAGCGTTTTGGCCTGCCGCCCAAGGTCGCTTTCCTGTCGCATTCGAGCTATGGCTCGTCCAAACGCGCATCGGCCCGCAAGATGCGCGAGGCGCGCGACCTGTTCGTGGCCGCCCACCCCGAGATCGAGTGCGATGGCGAGCTGCACGGCGATGCCGCGCTGGAGCCAAACATCCGCAACGCCTACATGGCGGACTCGACCCTGACGGACTCGGCCAACCTGCTGATCTGCCCCAACCTGGATGCCGCCAACATCCTCTACAACGTGCTCAAGACGACCACCAGCGGTGGCGTCACCGTGGGCCCCATCCTGATGGGCGCTGCTGCCACAGCCTACATCCTGACCCCAGCCGCCACCGTGCGCCGCGTGCTCAACATGACGGCCCTGGCCGTGGCCAGCGCGGCAGCACGCCCCAGGTAA
- a CDS encoding M20 family metallopeptidase encodes MTTPTQAPYADLDAWIDQHFDEEVRFLQALVRVPTDTPPGNNAPHAERTAELLQDFGYVAEKHAVPAADVQAYGMESITNLIVRRPYGSGGKTIALNAHGDVVPPGEGWTHDPYGAEIVDGQMYGRATAVSKSDFASFTFAVRALEAVAKPTQGAVELHFTYDEEFGGELGPGWLLKNGLTKPDLMIAAGFSYEVVTAHNGCLQMEVTVHGKMAHAAVPHTGVDALQGAVHILNALYAQNHEYLKVTSKVEGIQHPYLNVGRIEGGTNTNVVPGKVMFKLDRRMIPEENPVEVEATIRRVIEQAAAERAGISVDIKRLLLANAMTPLAGNAPLVQAIQKHAQAVMGEPVPAVGTPLYTDVRLYVERGIPGVIYGAGPRSVLESHAKRADERLDLEDLRRATKVVARALCDLLAG; translated from the coding sequence ATGACCACCCCCACACAGGCCCCTTACGCCGACCTCGACGCCTGGATCGACCAGCACTTTGACGAAGAAGTGCGCTTTTTGCAGGCCCTGGTGCGCGTGCCCACCGACACGCCCCCCGGCAACAATGCACCGCATGCCGAGCGCACTGCCGAACTGCTGCAGGACTTTGGCTACGTGGCGGAAAAACACGCCGTGCCCGCCGCCGATGTGCAGGCCTATGGCATGGAATCCATCACCAACCTGATCGTGCGCAGGCCCTATGGCAGCGGCGGCAAGACCATTGCGCTGAACGCCCACGGCGACGTGGTGCCGCCTGGCGAAGGCTGGACGCACGACCCCTATGGCGCCGAGATCGTCGACGGCCAGATGTATGGCCGCGCCACGGCCGTGAGCAAGAGCGATTTCGCCAGCTTCACCTTTGCGGTGCGCGCGCTCGAAGCCGTGGCCAAACCCACCCAAGGTGCGGTGGAGCTGCACTTCACCTACGACGAAGAATTTGGCGGCGAGCTCGGCCCCGGCTGGCTCCTGAAAAACGGCCTCACCAAGCCCGACCTCATGATTGCCGCCGGCTTCAGCTACGAAGTGGTCACCGCCCACAACGGCTGCCTGCAGATGGAAGTAACCGTGCACGGCAAGATGGCCCACGCCGCCGTGCCCCACACCGGCGTCGATGCCCTGCAGGGCGCGGTGCACATCCTGAACGCGTTGTATGCGCAGAACCACGAGTATCTGAAGGTCACGTCCAAGGTCGAAGGCATCCAGCACCCCTACCTGAATGTGGGGCGCATTGAAGGCGGCACCAACACCAACGTGGTGCCCGGCAAGGTCATGTTCAAGCTCGACCGCCGCATGATCCCCGAGGAGAACCCGGTGGAGGTCGAGGCCACCATCCGCCGCGTGATCGAGCAGGCGGCAGCCGAGCGCGCCGGCATCAGCGTGGACATCAAGCGCCTGCTGCTGGCCAACGCCATGACGCCGCTGGCGGGCAATGCGCCGCTGGTGCAAGCCATCCAGAAACACGCGCAGGCGGTGATGGGCGAACCGGTGCCCGCCGTGGGCACACCGCTGTACACCGACGTGCGCCTGTATGTGGAACGCGGCATTCCGGGCGTGATCTATGGCGCCGGCCCACGCAGCGTGCTCGAATCGCACGCCAAGCGGGCCGATGAGCGGCTGGACCTGGAAGACCTGCGCCGCGCGACGAAGGTGGTGGCACGAGCGTTGTGTGATTTGTTGGCGGGGTAG
- the uraD gene encoding 2-oxo-4-hydroxy-4-carboxy-5-ureidoimidazoline decarboxylase — protein sequence MPLTLEQLNTASAAEALQQLDGVYEHSPWIAEQALAQRPFRSLAHLKHALAQTVRTASTEAQLGLIRAHPELAGKAMVAQSLTAESTHEQSKAGLTQCTPEEFARIQQLNADYNARFGFPFILAVRGPRGTGLSKQQIIDTFARRLSNHADFERAEALRNIHRIAEIRLNDKFAAQPLMGNDVWDWHEKLAEHSDPGFAEKGQLTVTYLTDAHRACAKALSHWMRDCGFDEVEVDAVGNVVGRYHPASAGARYLMTGSHYDTVRNGGKYDGRLGIFVPMACVRELHRAGRRLPFGIEVIAFAEEEGQRYKATFLGSGALIGHFNPAWLDQKDADGVTMRAAMQHAGLCIDDIPKLQRDPAQYLGFIEVHIEQGPVLNELDLPLGVVTSINGGVRFVGEMIGTASHAGTTPMNRRRDAAVAVAELALYIEQRAAQDGDSVGTIGLLNVPGGSINVVPGRCQFSLDLRAPTDAQRDALVRDVLEQLAQIAARRGLRYMLEESMRAAAAPSAPALQHHWERAVDTLGVPVFRMPSGAGHDAMKLHEIMPQAMLFVRGQNSGISHNPLESTTNNDIQLAVDAFTQILHQLAEEIQP from the coding sequence ATGCCCCTGACCCTGGAACAACTGAACACCGCCAGCGCTGCAGAGGCACTGCAGCAGCTCGACGGCGTGTACGAGCATTCCCCCTGGATTGCCGAGCAGGCGCTGGCGCAGCGGCCGTTTCGCTCGCTGGCGCACCTGAAGCACGCCCTGGCCCAGACCGTACGCACCGCCAGCACCGAGGCGCAGCTGGGCCTGATCCGCGCCCACCCCGAGCTGGCGGGCAAGGCCATGGTGGCGCAAAGCCTCACGGCCGAATCGACCCACGAGCAATCGAAGGCGGGCCTCACGCAGTGCACACCCGAAGAATTTGCGCGCATCCAGCAGCTCAACGCCGACTACAACGCACGCTTTGGCTTCCCGTTCATCCTGGCGGTGCGCGGACCGCGCGGCACGGGGCTGAGCAAGCAGCAGATCATCGACACCTTTGCGCGGCGGCTAAGCAACCACGCGGACTTCGAGCGCGCCGAGGCCCTGCGCAACATCCACCGCATCGCCGAGATCCGCCTGAACGACAAGTTCGCGGCCCAGCCCCTGATGGGCAACGACGTGTGGGACTGGCACGAAAAGCTGGCCGAGCACTCCGACCCCGGCTTTGCCGAAAAAGGCCAGCTCACCGTCACCTACCTCACCGACGCGCACCGCGCCTGCGCCAAAGCGCTCAGCCACTGGATGCGCGACTGCGGCTTTGACGAGGTCGAGGTGGACGCCGTGGGTAACGTGGTAGGGCGCTACCACCCGGCCAGCGCGGGTGCCCGCTACCTCATGACCGGGAGCCACTACGACACCGTGCGCAACGGCGGCAAGTACGACGGGCGCCTGGGCATCTTCGTGCCCATGGCCTGCGTGCGCGAGCTGCACCGCGCAGGTCGCCGCCTGCCGTTTGGCATCGAGGTCATCGCCTTTGCCGAAGAAGAAGGGCAGCGCTACAAGGCCACCTTCCTGGGTTCGGGCGCGCTCATCGGTCACTTCAACCCCGCCTGGCTCGATCAGAAGGATGCCGATGGCGTGACCATGCGCGCGGCCATGCAACACGCGGGCCTGTGCATCGACGACATTCCAAAACTGCAGCGCGACCCCGCCCAGTACCTGGGCTTCATCGAGGTGCACATCGAGCAGGGCCCAGTGCTCAACGAGCTGGACCTGCCCCTGGGCGTGGTCACCTCCATCAACGGCGGCGTGCGTTTTGTGGGCGAGATGATCGGCACCGCCAGCCACGCGGGCACCACCCCCATGAACCGCCGCCGCGATGCCGCCGTGGCCGTGGCCGAGCTTGCGCTGTACATCGAGCAGCGCGCCGCGCAGGACGGCGACTCGGTGGGCACGATCGGCCTGCTCAACGTACCAGGCGGCTCCATCAATGTAGTGCCCGGCCGCTGCCAGTTCAGCCTCGACCTGCGCGCCCCCACCGACGCGCAGCGCGATGCGCTGGTGCGCGACGTGCTGGAACAGCTCGCCCAGATTGCCGCACGGCGCGGCCTGCGCTACATGCTGGAAGAATCCATGCGCGCGGCCGCTGCGCCCAGCGCACCCGCTTTGCAGCACCATTGGGAACGCGCCGTGGACACGCTCGGTGTGCCCGTGTTCCGCATGCCCAGCGGCGCCGGGCACGACGCCATGAAACTCCACGAAATCATGCCGCAGGCCATGCTGTTTGTGCGCGGCCAGAACTCCGGCATCAGCCACAACCCGCTCGAATCCACCACCAACAACGACATCCAGCTTGCAGTCGATGCCTTCACGCAGATACTGCACCAGCTTGCCGAGGAAATCCAGCCATGA
- the puuE gene encoding allantoinase PuuE — MIYDATLPYPRDLIGYGQNPPHAQWPGGARIAVQFVLNYEEGGESAVLHGDAGSEQFLSEMFNPASYPERHMSMEGIYEYGARAGVWRILREFEKRQLPLTVFGVSTALQRHPDLTQAFVALGHEIACHGLKWIHYQHIPEAVERAHMAEAMAIVERMTGQRPLGWYTGRDSPNTRRLVADLGGFAYDSDYYGDDLPFWMKVQRTDGTAVPQLIVPYTLDCNDMRFALPQGYSHAEPFFQYLKDTFDALYAEGDPSGLDRPKMMSIGMHCRLLGRPGRITALQRFLDHIAQHDKVWVARRIDIARHWAQRFPAPRF; from the coding sequence ATGATCTACGACGCCACCCTGCCCTACCCGCGTGACCTGATCGGCTACGGCCAGAACCCGCCGCACGCGCAATGGCCCGGCGGCGCCCGCATAGCCGTGCAGTTCGTGTTGAACTACGAGGAAGGCGGCGAGAGCGCCGTGCTGCATGGCGACGCCGGCAGCGAGCAGTTTTTGTCGGAAATGTTCAACCCCGCCAGCTACCCCGAGCGGCACATGAGCATGGAGGGCATCTACGAATACGGCGCGCGCGCGGGCGTGTGGCGCATCCTGCGCGAGTTCGAAAAGCGCCAGTTGCCGCTCACGGTGTTCGGCGTATCGACCGCCCTGCAGCGTCACCCCGACCTGACCCAGGCGTTTGTTGCACTGGGCCACGAGATCGCCTGCCACGGCCTCAAGTGGATCCACTACCAGCACATCCCCGAAGCGGTGGAGCGCGCGCACATGGCCGAGGCCATGGCCATCGTCGAGCGCATGACCGGCCAAAGGCCCCTGGGCTGGTACACCGGCCGCGACAGCCCCAACACCCGCCGCCTGGTGGCCGACTTGGGTGGCTTTGCATACGACAGCGACTACTACGGCGACGACCTGCCCTTCTGGATGAAGGTGCAGCGCACCGACGGCACCGCCGTGCCCCAGCTCATCGTGCCCTACACACTCGACTGCAACGACATGCGCTTTGCCCTGCCCCAGGGATATTCGCACGCCGAACCGTTCTTCCAGTACCTGAAGGACACCTTTGACGCGCTCTACGCCGAGGGCGACCCGTCCGGCCTGGACCGCCCGAAGATGATGAGCATTGGCATGCACTGCCGCCTGCTGGGCCGCCCGGGGCGCATCACGGCGCTGCAGCGTTTTCTGGACCACATCGCGCAGCACGACAAGGTGTGGGTGGCGCGCCGCATCGACATCGCCCGCCATTGGGCGCAACGGTTTCCGGCGCCACGATTTTGA
- the uraH gene encoding hydroxyisourate hydrolase, with translation MGLSTHVLDTMHGCPAAGMAVSLFSTRGDESTLLQRLVLNHDGRTDAPLFDNASLRKGTYRLTFDVAAYFKARGVVLPEPNFLDRVSLDFGIAHADQHYHVPLLVSPWSYSTYRGS, from the coding sequence ATGGGCTTGAGCACCCACGTTCTGGACACCATGCATGGCTGCCCTGCGGCCGGCATGGCGGTGTCGCTGTTTTCCACCCGGGGTGACGAGTCCACGCTGCTCCAGCGCCTGGTGCTCAACCACGATGGCCGCACCGATGCGCCGCTGTTTGACAACGCCAGCCTGCGCAAGGGCACCTACCGCCTCACGTTCGATGTGGCGGCCTATTTCAAGGCGCGGGGGGTCGTTTTGCCGGAGCCCAATTTTCTCGACCGGGTGAGCCTGGATTTCGGCATTGCCCATGCCGATCAGCACTACCACGTGCCCCTGCTGGTGAGCCCCTGGAGCTACTCCACTTACCGGGGGTCGTGA
- the xdhC gene encoding xanthine dehydrogenase accessory protein XdhC: MNLLEVSVADLLLLLEGLKAAAPACLVTVESTQGSAPREAGAWMAVFADGLVGTIGGGHIEHQAIAEARRRLRGVQGAAQLRYALGPALGQCCGGVMHLGFEVVGAQHVADLKQRLAPTRHPVALFGGGHVGHALARVLAPLPFALTWIDSRDGVFPPHPPGDVACEHSDPVHSAVPGLAPGSRVLIMSFSHAEDLDVVAACLQRQRAQGDLSFIGLIGSQTKWATFANRLHGRGFAPHELAQVTCPIGVPGIRGKEPEVIAVAVAAQLLQTVQDARVPRPMQAPDQAVDVRAQ; encoded by the coding sequence ATGAACCTGTTGGAAGTTAGCGTGGCTGATCTGTTGTTACTGCTGGAGGGCCTGAAGGCGGCCGCCCCGGCTTGTCTGGTGACCGTGGAGTCTACCCAAGGCTCTGCGCCGCGGGAAGCCGGGGCCTGGATGGCGGTGTTCGCTGACGGCCTGGTGGGCACGATCGGCGGCGGGCATATCGAGCACCAGGCCATTGCCGAGGCCCGGCGCCGGTTGCGTGGTGTACAGGGGGCAGCGCAGCTGCGTTACGCGCTCGGTCCGGCCCTGGGACAGTGCTGCGGAGGCGTGATGCACCTGGGGTTCGAAGTGGTGGGGGCGCAACATGTGGCAGATTTGAAACAGCGCCTCGCACCGACGCGCCACCCGGTGGCCTTGTTCGGCGGCGGGCATGTCGGCCATGCGCTGGCGCGCGTGCTGGCGCCCCTGCCGTTTGCGCTGACCTGGATTGACAGCCGCGATGGGGTCTTTCCACCGCATCCGCCAGGCGACGTGGCATGCGAACACTCCGACCCGGTGCACAGCGCGGTGCCAGGGCTGGCGCCCGGCAGCCGGGTGCTCATCATGAGTTTCAGCCATGCCGAAGACCTGGATGTGGTGGCCGCGTGCCTCCAGCGCCAGCGCGCGCAGGGCGACCTGTCCTTCATCGGGTTGATCGGCAGCCAGACCAAATGGGCCACCTTTGCCAACCGGCTGCATGGGCGGGGTTTCGCGCCGCACGAGCTGGCGCAGGTGACCTGCCCCATCGGGGTGCCGGGCATACGCGGCAAGGAGCCCGAGGTGATTGCGGTGGCGGTGGCCGCGCAACTGCTGCAGACCGTGCAGGATGCTCGCGTGCCCCGGCCGATGCAAGCGCCGGATCAGGCCGTGGATGTGCGCGCGCAGTAA
- a CDS encoding urate hydroxylase PuuD, with protein MESYFLDWANLLLRWVHVITAIAWIGSSFYFVFLDSSLTPPEDEDLKKQGVSGELWAVHGGGFYHPVKFAVSPPQLPKHLHWFYWESYSTWLSGFALFTVSYLWSASTYLIDKSRMDWAPAEAIAVALAFLVVFWLLYDGVCRLFGHKKHGDAIVGALVLVLVCVAAWLACHWFAGRAAFLLVGAMMATAMSANVFFWIIPGQRTVVAQIKAGQPVDPIHGRRGKQRSVHNTYFTLPVLFAMLSGHYSFTWGHPQNWLVLIVMMVAGAAIRQFFVLRHGYKLGRNSHPLPYAVVGVALVVAVVVWLRPVSIAIDSGAAGAGTESAKVRNDYISVQAVLAQRCYQCHGAQVQMKNLRLDSADNVRQHAQAIYQQAVVQKLMPMNNATQMTDAERALIGRWYLAGGATE; from the coding sequence ATGGAAAGCTATTTTCTCGACTGGGCCAACCTGCTGTTGCGCTGGGTCCATGTCATCACCGCGATTGCCTGGATTGGCTCGTCGTTCTATTTCGTTTTTCTGGACAGCAGCCTCACGCCGCCGGAGGATGAGGATCTGAAAAAGCAGGGCGTGAGCGGCGAGCTGTGGGCCGTGCATGGCGGCGGGTTCTACCACCCTGTCAAGTTTGCCGTCTCTCCGCCGCAGCTGCCCAAACACCTGCACTGGTTTTACTGGGAAAGCTACAGCACCTGGCTCAGCGGCTTTGCGCTGTTCACGGTGTCGTACCTGTGGAGCGCCAGCACCTATCTGATTGACAAGTCGCGCATGGACTGGGCGCCCGCCGAGGCCATTGCGGTGGCGCTGGCGTTTCTGGTGGTTTTCTGGCTGCTGTACGACGGGGTCTGCCGCCTTTTTGGCCACAAGAAGCACGGCGACGCCATCGTGGGCGCTCTGGTGCTGGTGCTGGTGTGCGTAGCGGCTTGGCTGGCCTGCCACTGGTTTGCCGGGCGCGCCGCCTTTTTGCTGGTGGGTGCGATGATGGCCACGGCCATGAGCGCCAATGTGTTCTTCTGGATCATCCCGGGCCAGCGCACCGTGGTGGCGCAGATCAAGGCCGGCCAGCCGGTGGACCCGATTCATGGAAGGCGCGGCAAGCAGCGCAGCGTGCACAACACCTATTTCACGCTGCCGGTGCTGTTTGCCATGCTCAGCGGGCACTACAGCTTCACCTGGGGCCATCCGCAGAACTGGCTGGTGCTGATCGTGATGATGGTGGCCGGGGCTGCCATCCGCCAGTTCTTCGTGCTGCGCCATGGTTACAAGCTGGGGCGCAATAGTCATCCGCTGCCCTACGCCGTGGTGGGGGTGGCGCTGGTGGTGGCGGTGGTGGTTTGGCTGCGGCCGGTATCCATTGCTATTGATTCAGGAGCTGCTGGCGCAGGTACAGAAAGCGCTAAAGTCCGAAATGACTACATATCCGTGCAGGCGGTGCTGGCCCAGCGCTGTTATCAGTGCCATGGCGCGCAGGTGCAGATGAAGAACCTGCGGCTCGACTCGGCTGACAATGTGAGGCAGCACGCCCAGGCCATCTACCAGCAGGCTGTGGTGCAAAAACTCATGCCCATGAACAACGCCACGCAGATGACCGACGCGGAGCGGGCGCTGATCGGCCGATGGTATCTGGCCGGGGGCGCCACCGAATGA
- a CDS encoding TetR family transcriptional regulator: protein MARRTKADAQTTRNNLLDAAEQLFQLRGVSHTSLNDIAVAAGTTRGAIYWHFKDKADLFNAMMERVTLPLEQTLVVAYVEQAANPVAEIRSAMLEALRLIATDAQTHRVLQIATHQVEYTADMGAVLERHLSVHDGCLARNHVALERAFAARNQPPPVALDCAARGLQVLVEGLVHQWLLNPGAFDLLANGRAALTVYLAGLGLQDSVPT from the coding sequence ATGGCCCGACGCACCAAGGCAGACGCACAGACCACGCGCAACAACCTTCTGGATGCTGCGGAACAATTGTTTCAATTGCGTGGCGTTTCACACACCTCCCTCAATGACATTGCGGTGGCCGCAGGCACCACGCGGGGGGCGATCTATTGGCATTTCAAGGACAAGGCCGACCTGTTCAACGCCATGATGGAGCGCGTGACCCTGCCGCTGGAACAGACGCTGGTGGTGGCTTATGTAGAGCAGGCGGCCAACCCAGTGGCCGAGATCCGCAGCGCGATGCTGGAGGCGCTGCGCCTGATCGCCACCGACGCGCAAACGCACCGCGTGCTGCAAATCGCCACCCACCAGGTCGAATACACCGCCGACATGGGCGCCGTGCTGGAACGCCACCTGAGCGTGCACGACGGCTGCCTGGCGCGCAACCATGTCGCGCTGGAGCGGGCCTTCGCGGCCCGCAACCAGCCCCCGCCGGTGGCGCTGGACTGCGCGGCGCGGGGTTTGCAGGTGCTGGTCGAAGGGCTGGTGCACCAATGGTTGCTCAACCCTGGGGCCTTTGACCTGCTGGCCAACGGCCGCGCGGCGCTCACCGTGTATCTGGCCGGACTGGGCCTGCAGGACAGCGTGCCCACCTGA
- a CDS encoding efflux RND transporter periplasmic adaptor subunit has translation MSALRHVKTVPVVASASSPARVRLGVAAGGLSVVLLLAACGKSEAPAAAAGGGMPPPEVGVVVATPGDVGLVTELPGRLEASRVAQVRARAAGILQKRLFREGSDVKAGQLLFAIDAAPYAAALQSAEATLARAQANLTQAAALAGRYKPLLAANAVSQQEYANAVAAQKQAEADVAAGRAAVQTARINLNYASVTAPISGRIGRALVTEGALVGQGEATQLAVVQQIDPVYVNFTQSAGEVMKLRRALADGQLQRAAGSEAASVRVVLEDGSEYARAGKLLFSDLTVDATTGQITLRAEVPNPKGDLLPGLYVRVRLEQAQVANAISLPQQAVTRTQQGDKITVVGADGKLSQRTVKVGAARNNQWVVLEGLKEGEQVMVDGFQKLQMMPPGTPVKAVPWQAPGSAAASAANPPAAASGAAPAASAPAAAASAGQK, from the coding sequence ATGTCTGCCTTGCGCCATGTCAAGACTGTCCCCGTTGTTGCCTCTGCCTCGTCACCTGCGCGTGTGCGCCTGGGCGTTGCGGCGGGTGGCCTGTCCGTTGTATTGCTGTTGGCGGCCTGTGGCAAGTCCGAGGCGCCAGCGGCTGCGGCCGGTGGTGGCATGCCGCCCCCCGAGGTGGGGGTGGTGGTGGCAACGCCAGGCGATGTGGGCCTGGTCACCGAGTTGCCCGGGCGCCTGGAGGCCTCGCGCGTGGCGCAGGTGCGGGCCCGTGCGGCAGGCATTTTGCAAAAACGCCTGTTCCGCGAAGGCAGTGACGTGAAGGCCGGCCAGCTGCTGTTTGCCATTGATGCCGCGCCCTATGCGGCCGCCTTGCAAAGTGCCGAGGCCACGCTGGCCCGGGCCCAGGCCAACCTGACCCAGGCCGCAGCGCTGGCCGGGCGCTACAAGCCCCTGCTCGCCGCCAACGCGGTCAGCCAGCAGGAATACGCCAATGCCGTGGCGGCGCAAAAGCAGGCCGAGGCCGATGTGGCCGCAGGCAGGGCCGCTGTGCAGACCGCCCGCATCAACCTGAATTACGCCAGCGTCACGGCGCCGATTTCGGGCCGCATTGGCCGCGCCCTGGTCACCGAAGGCGCACTGGTGGGGCAGGGAGAGGCCACGCAACTGGCAGTAGTCCAGCAGATCGATCCGGTGTATGTCAACTTCACCCAGTCCGCCGGCGAGGTGATGAAGTTGCGCAGGGCCCTGGCCGATGGTCAGCTGCAGCGGGCGGCAGGCAGCGAAGCCGCCAGCGTGCGCGTGGTGCTGGAGGACGGCAGCGAATACGCCCGTGCGGGCAAGCTGCTGTTTTCCGACCTGACGGTGGATGCCACCACGGGCCAGATCACGCTGCGCGCCGAGGTGCCCAACCCCAAGGGCGACTTGCTGCCGGGCCTGTATGTGCGCGTGCGGCTGGAGCAGGCCCAGGTGGCCAACGCCATCTCGCTGCCGCAGCAGGCGGTCACGCGCACCCAGCAGGGCGACAAGATCACGGTGGTGGGCGCCGACGGCAAGCTCAGCCAGCGCACAGTGAAGGTGGGTGCCGCCCGCAACAACCAGTGGGTCGTGCTGGAAGGCCTGAAAGAAGGCGAGCAGGTCATGGTTGATGGCTTCCAGAAACTACAGATGATGCCGCCCGGCACGCCGGTGAAGGCGGTGCCATGGCAGGCCCCGGGCAGTGCCGCAGCATCGGCTGCTAACCCGCCTGCAGCTG